The DNA sequence GTCACGGTCGTCGGCGACGAGCACCGCCTCCAGCAGGTGGTGGGCAACCTGCTGGCCAACGCCCGTATCCACACCCCGCCCGGCACGCGGGTCACGGTCCGGCTGGCACCGGCCGGCGAGGACTGGGCCGAGTTCAGCGTGGCGGACGACGGTCCCGGGGTTCCCCAGGCGCTCCGGGACGAGGTGTTCGAGCGGTTCGCCCGCGCCGACCCGGGGCGGGCTCGGGCCGCGGGCGGCACCGGACTGGGTCTGGCGATCGCCCGCGCCGTCATCGCGGCACACGGCGGCACGGTCACGCTGGGCGGCGCGCCGGGCGCCACCACCTTCCGGGTCCGCCTTCCCCGCCGCACCACGGCGCCCGATCCGGCTGACACGGCGCCCGATCCGGGCTGACCGGGGCCGGCGGGCGGTGGCCGCGGCGAGGTCAGGCGTTGCGCGGAAGGAGGCCGACGCCGTCGGCGTGGCGCAGCGGGGTGGCAGGTGATGCCGCCGAAGGTGACGGGCACGTCGAGGTCGCCGGTGGACGCGGGGGCGCGTCGGGAACGCTCCCGCTCCCGGGAACGCTCCCGCTCCCGGTAACGCTCCACCGGGGCGCCCGCCGGATGCTGGAACGCGAGGCGGCGGAGGACGGCGTCAGCACCCTGGCGGGCGCGGGGCACCTGGGCGCCGCGTGAGGCGGATCAGTCGGCGGTGCGCTGCTCCAGCGCCTCCCGCAGACGGCGCGAGGCGCTCTCCATATGCCGGGCCATCGCCGCTCGGGCGGCCTGCGCATCGCCCTTCTCGACCGCCTCGAAGATCGGCACATGGTCGGCGTAGGCGACCTCGCGGGGCCGTACGGCGCCGGTGCGCTCGACCCAGCCGCGCTGGATCACGGCGCGCATGCCCTTGAGCATGTCCCGCAGGACCGTGTTCCCGGCCAGTTCGGCGAGGGTCGCGTGGAACGCGGTGTCCGCCTCGGCGAACTCCGCGTCGGGGCATTCGCGCATCGCGGCGAGCCGGGCCCGCAGCAGCCGCACCCCCGCCTCGTCGCGGGTCTCGGCGGCCAGACCCGCGACGACGACCTCGAGTTCGGCACGGGCCCGCAGCATGTCCTGCGCGCCGCGCTCGCCGAGCACCAGGCCGAGTTCGAAGAGGCGGTACA is a window from the Streptomyces luomodiensis genome containing:
- a CDS encoding FadR/GntR family transcriptional regulator; its protein translation is MAELSRITVEPREPLAAEVSRRLIDYLMSGAVQPGDRIPSERRLTEMLGVNRPTVREAIKSLGFLGLLEIRQSSGTYFRGADSDVLYRLFELGLVLGERGAQDMLRARAELEVVVAGLAAETRDEAGVRLLRARLAAMRECPDAEFAEADTAFHATLAELAGNTVLRDMLKGMRAVIQRGWVERTGAVRPREVAYADHVPIFEAVEKGDAQAARAAMARHMESASRRLREALEQRTAD